The sequence TGAGCAAACATTATGGCTTGGGGGTGGGCTGTTTtctaattagaaaaaaaaaaaatgggggggggtggggtggagaggGGACATTGTTAACATTAGCAGTTTCTAGAGTGTGAAGTTTAAGGGAAGGTGACACCACGAGCAAGGTAACAACAAAaaggcaggcacagagggagcCTGTcacctgccctccctggggcaggggtcCCACCTGGGGCCAGGTAATGACACTACTAGGCAGAGACTCAAGACCAGCTTTGACTGGTTTCTCCAAGTCCCAGTGACTAATGTTACTGACTTGGTATCTTTTCTGCCCTGCACTCACCTTCTTGTGAGGTTAAAACTGATCTAACctgactgagagaactggggctgtttagtcttgagaggagaaggctgagaggggatctcatcaatgtctacaaatatctgaaggttgggtgtcaagatgaaggcgacaggctcttttcagtggtgcccactgataggacaaggaacaggtacaagctagaacacaggacgTTCCACCTCGACACAAGAAGAcacttctttatagtgagggtggcaaagcactggaacaggctgtccaggaaggttgtggagtctccttctctagaaggtttcaaaacccacctggatgtgttcctgtgcgacctgccctaggtgattctgctttggcaagagggttggacttgatgatctataaagatcctttccaacacctaacattctgtgattccataaccTGGAAGGGTTTCAGCCAAGATGCTGGATGTTGGCTAAAGGACAGACAACACCACTTAACCTGTCAGAACCCAGGAGTGGATAAATACAAACCACGGATTTATACACATTTATTTAGTTCTAAACACAGGACAAGTTCCATGTTACTTTTACTGCTCTAAAGAGTtcctatcttttttttctttttttctctttttttttttttttaactagaaTTGCAAATACAACTTTAACCTTCAGTTACAGAAATCCCCACAAGTCCTGCAGAAACTTTAAatccaaagcaaaagaaaaaatgggTGAGGAGGGACATTAAAACACTGTGCCCTCTTCAAAAAgcggttgggttggattggagtTTTATGCCAAGTTCTATGTTTTGCTTTGCAGAATGGGAGACTGAAAGGAAAAGTCCTTGTCATTTCCATTTCTGTGCAATTAGTGTTTGCTGTTAGCCTGTTGCCCTCAACAAGCTTCTTCTGGGCCCCAAGGGGAACACACCTGAAATGTAAAGCCACGAAAATTACTGGTTGTCCAGTGACTGTTTTAACAATGTAATAGCCCGCGTTATGGGCGCTTTCGCGGTAATAAAACCTGGTAGTTCAAATGAATAAGGCAAAGTAAAAAAGATGTTACGCAGGAGAAATCCTTCCTGATGCCTTCCCCCTTTGGCTGGGGTTGAGCCCCAACTTTCAGCATCCCCCTGGGCCCTGAGGACAACTGCTTCAGCCCTCCCAGCGTCACGCTGGGGGTTAGACCagtgtcagcagcctgaggtCTGTGCGGGTGGgcgagggcagggctgggggctcttccccctctctgccAGGAGGCACATGATGTTTGTGTTgatgcttcctccctcctcagccCCGAGTCTTTTCACACagtctgcctgtgctgctgctctcttgtcTTCGTTATTccatttttctgtcctttttgtGGCCCTGAAGCAGTTTCTTCAATCCGCTGTAATTTGGTGGCCTGGGGCTGCATTCAGCTATGCCACCTTCCACCGAGGAGCTGAAACCACCACATGCCCCCAGGGTATCAGCTTGATATCGCTCTGAACTGAAGCAAACCTAGAGCAAGCCATCATTACCCAATAGCCAGACAACTGCTGGCATAGCTCAGCAAGCTGAAGTCAGCCCAGGCCCAGACAAACCCCAAGGCCGCGCTTGGGCTGGCAGAGTCTGGGCACTCAGTGCTTACAAATGACATTTCCTGGGCTACTGCCTGCTCAAAACTGCTGtgacccacctctccagcccagggcagtggtgggctggggctgcagccataGCAGGGGTTGGCAGCTCCTATGGGTTGGTTATGTGAAGGGGGAGCTCAGGGAATGgagtggctggggaggtgcATTTGCCTCAAGGTTAGCGAGGCAGTGGTTTGTGGTGATCTGCACAGGTATGTGGAGCAAGGAGTAGTCTAGGGAAAAATATTAATGAGGATCCCTGTCTCTGGAAAGGGGAGAACCAGAAATGGTGAATTTCCAAGTGTCTCTGTCTTTCAGCCTGCTCTTTTGTGCCATAACTTGTATGTTTTATCTAAGGGCAAGGGTCTCAAAAGGCTTTGAGAGCGCAGCTACTCATCATTTACAAATGACAAACTGCCTGTTGTTTTCTGGTGGGCTTGATAGGGGCTAAGGTATTGCAAAATATCCAAAGTCCACCTTTGCTTTAAACAGATGCATTTCTATCTGCAGGAAtaagaattatttcacttgtTGGCATAGCTGGACAGTTATCTATTTCTTTCTGTTACCAAGGTACTTGTAACTCTCTTGCACTGTTTATCTAAAGTTGAAATATGTTCTTTGAATCCTTGTATAAATAAAAAGGCTGGAGACTTAAATCTGTATTTACAGGTCAGTTTTATTTCTATTCAATTTAAGCTGAGTttgaagttttctttcttttcccttgttaAGGCCAGGTCAGGAATCACAAGGGATGGAAGTCTGCTTTCAGCCTCATGGCTTGTGACAGGCTGGTGCcagtgctggcactgcaggtTTGCCTACATTCAGCCCTGCATAACCTGGAGGAACAACCACTAGGGTTGTGTGGCTGAGAGGTGTTTGCAAACAAGGTGAACCTAACCTTAGCCCTTGGAGCAAGTATGCCATCTGTCGTGGTACAACAGTGCAGGGAATCAGAAATACCCTGTGTATTTGTCATTGCAAGATACTGTGCTTGTTATTGACCATTGGCCCTGCATcatgacagaaggaaaaagtgtTCAAGCCACACAATCCACCAGGAAGTAGCTGGTACCATATCCAGCCCTTTAGCACCCGACTGGCACTGGCTGATGTGGCGTTCCCCTGGCCAGGCCCTTGGCTCTgtccccacccctcagctcaAGCACATGTCCATGTACTCATGCTTGAGGTActctctgccctggcagcacacCATCAGTTTTACTGAAGTCCAGAAAGATTAGAGCAGCCATATCTGCCTAGCCTAGTAAATAATTTTCTGGGTAGTCAGACGCTGCTTTCTAAGGGGCAACTAGATGATCTGGGTATCAGCTGGAGGTGATCAGATCAATATTGCATCACTGCACTGACACTGCATCGATgctgaccccagcagcagcgTTCCTATGGGGAGCTGCTGTAGGGATAGGGACTGTACAAATCCAGTTGCTTTACCCATGATCGGTGGGGCTCTGAAGCGTTttcagctgttccagtgccGCTCTCAGGCTCCAGCAGGCACTAGGACCTACCCGAAGCCGCCAcgctccagcctgtgcaggagaGATAAatatagcacagcacagcccagatgCATTGCTGGGGGAATCCACCCGCACCCCGAGTCCCCGGCGTCCCTCCGCACCGGGGCTCTGCCGGGGCTCGAATGCGGCGCGGAGGAACCCATCTGGGGGTTCTGCAGGGAAGCAGCGGTGCCGGTGACGCTGCAGTCTTGGCTGCCgatgctccagctctgcaaggTCACCTCCTCACTGCTCATCAGCAACGCCAAGGCAGCCTGCAACGAGGACCTGCTCACACGAGAGGGAGTCACCTTCTGCGTTAACGTCACCCGGCAGCAGCCgtttcccagcctgcagcaggtgcGGGGCATACGCGTGCCCGTCTTCGATGACCCGGCTGAGGACCTGTACCGGTACTTCGAGCAGTGCAGTGATGCAATAGAAGAGGCTGTGAAGAGCGGTGGGAAGTGCCTGGTTTACTGCAAAAATGGCCGCAGCCGATCAGCTGCCATCTGCACTGCTTATCTGATGAGACACCAAAAGCTCCCACTCAAGGATGCCTTTGAGGTAGGTACTCACAGTCTGGCTGATATTTAGATGTCTTTGGGGTAAGAAATGCAAGGCTTGCAATGAGTAACGATGAGTTCTGATATTGAATTTGGTGCTCTCACCTGTTCACACCGGTCATTACACAGATGTTTGCATTTGAGTGAAAAAATTCCACTGTACCCGTTTTCACCCCCAGCTTGGACAAATTTCTGCAAGAACTGTAATTAAAAATGCAAGCAGGCTTTAAGCACAGGTAGCAAACATGCAAAGTTGGTTGTTTTGTGAACAGTGTTCCCTGTCATTTGCTTACTCATGGTAAGTGAAGTTAGAGACATAAAGAGTGAAATGAGTACAAGTGGGTGCAGAAGTTGTTTGCAGGATTTGCTCTTATCATGTATGTGACAGCTCCACACAGCAAAGTAACTTATCTGTTGGACCTGCTTGGGACTAGCTAGGTATGAGCAATGGCACCTCAGCTCCATTAGGAAGCCCATCCAACAGGTATGATGTGCTCTGCAGTCTTTTAGTCTTTACCCATTTGGTAGATGTATCCATGGAGCCTCTAATTTAGATGACTCTTTTGCTCAGCACTTGACAGAGGTGTGCTCTGTCAAGCTTCGTGCTATCTTAAACACAGGCAGTGCTTTATGAGAGACATTTGCATTTACAGGAGATTCAACAGTTCCTTTTCATGTCTTACCCATGAATCACTCTGTAACAGGGACATGCCAGAAAGGCCTAGCAAGCAAAGTGAGGTCAGCTCACCAAAATACCTGTTTATTATTCCATAGCCAAGTCACCCTAAGTAAATCTTCTCAAAAGTctaagaggggggaaaaaaaaaatcccattgtTT is a genomic window of Dryobates pubescens isolate bDryPub1 chromosome 13, bDryPub1.pri, whole genome shotgun sequence containing:
- the DUSP28 gene encoding dual specificity phosphatase 28; protein product: MIGGALKRFQLFQCRSQAPAGTRTYPKPPRSSLCRRDKYSTAQPRCIAGGIHPHPESPASLRTGALPGLECGAEEPIWGFCREAAVPVTLQSWLPMLQLCKVTSSLLISNAKAACNEDLLTREGVTFCVNVTRQQPFPSLQQVRGIRVPVFDDPAEDLYRYFEQCSDAIEEAVKSGGKCLVYCKNGRSRSAAICTAYLMRHQKLPLKDAFETVKAARPVAEPNSGFWSQLQRYEEDLQIQSSPTS